A single window of Hyphomicrobiales bacterium DNA harbors:
- the acxB gene encoding Acetone carboxylase alpha subunit — MNVNVREKDLASTTRGIVRGGETLKEHRDRLMEATKRTKRYAGLETMELRDSQPILYNKLFSRLRAGVVDARETAKKIAASPIVEQEGELCFTLYNAAGDSILTSTGIIIHVGTMGAAIKYMIENGWESNPGVRDKDIFCNNDSLIGNVHPCDIHTIVPIFWDGELIGWVGGVTHVIDTGAVGPGSMATGQVQRFGDGYSITCRKVGENDTLFRDWLHESQRMVRTTRYWMLDERTRIAGCHMIRKLVEEVIAEEGIENYWKFAYEAVEHGRLGLQNRIKAMTIPGKYRQVGFVDVPYAHEDVRVPSDFAKLDTIMHAPCEITIRGDGTWRLDFEGASRWGWHTYNAHQVSFTSGIWVMMTQTLIPSEMINDGAAYGTEFRLPKGTWMNPDDRRVAFSYSWHFLVSAWTALWRGLSRSYFGRGYLEEVNAGNANTSNWLQGGGFNQYDEIHAVNSFECAANGTGATAVGDGLSHAAAIWNPEGDMGDMEIWELAEPLIYLGRQIKASSGGAGKYRGGCGFESLRLVWNAKDWTMFFMGNGHISSDWGLMGGYPAASGYRFAAHNTGLKDLIEQGKPIPLGGDTDPQNPVWDDLIKGAVIKRDKQAITTEEMFADYDLYLNYMRGGPGFGDPIDREPQSVVDDLNGGYLLERFAAQVYGVVTKKGADGSFVLDTAATDKRRKAIRKERIATSVPTGEWLKGEREKILAKDAGTQVQQMFAASFKLGPRFEKDFRAFWNLPASWSLTEEEIGIPHYGSHYSMDVSELPDVKTVQFVEE; from the coding sequence ATGAACGTCAATGTTCGAGAGAAAGACCTCGCCTCAACGACGCGCGGCATCGTGCGCGGCGGTGAGACACTCAAGGAGCACCGCGACCGCCTGATGGAGGCGACGAAGCGGACGAAGCGCTACGCGGGTCTTGAGACGATGGAGCTGCGCGACAGCCAGCCCATCCTCTACAACAAACTGTTCTCGCGCCTCAGGGCCGGCGTGGTCGACGCCCGCGAGACGGCCAAGAAGATCGCCGCTTCGCCGATCGTCGAGCAGGAGGGCGAACTCTGCTTCACCCTTTATAACGCGGCGGGCGACAGCATCCTGACCTCGACCGGCATCATCATCCATGTCGGCACCATGGGTGCTGCGATCAAATACATGATCGAGAACGGCTGGGAGAGTAATCCCGGCGTCAGGGACAAGGATATCTTCTGCAACAACGACTCGCTGATCGGCAATGTCCATCCCTGCGACATCCACACCATCGTCCCGATCTTCTGGGACGGCGAGTTGATCGGCTGGGTCGGTGGCGTCACCCACGTCATCGATACCGGCGCGGTCGGTCCGGGCTCCATGGCGACGGGCCAGGTGCAGCGCTTCGGCGACGGCTATTCCATCACCTGCCGCAAGGTGGGTGAAAACGACACGCTGTTCCGCGACTGGTTGCACGAGAGCCAGCGCATGGTGCGCACCACGCGCTACTGGATGCTCGACGAGCGCACCCGCATCGCCGGCTGCCACATGATCCGCAAGCTTGTCGAGGAGGTGATCGCCGAGGAGGGCATCGAAAACTACTGGAAATTTGCCTATGAGGCGGTCGAGCATGGACGGCTTGGACTGCAGAACCGCATCAAGGCGATGACCATTCCTGGCAAATACCGTCAGGTCGGCTTCGTCGACGTGCCCTATGCCCATGAGGACGTGCGGGTGCCGTCCGATTTCGCCAAGCTCGACACGATCATGCATGCGCCTTGCGAGATCACGATCCGGGGCGATGGCACATGGCGCCTCGATTTCGAGGGCGCGAGCCGCTGGGGCTGGCATACCTACAACGCCCATCAGGTCTCATTCACCTCCGGCATCTGGGTGATGATGACCCAGACGCTGATCCCCTCCGAGATGATCAACGACGGCGCGGCCTACGGTACGGAATTCCGCCTGCCCAAGGGCACCTGGATGAATCCGGACGATCGGCGCGTTGCCTTCTCCTATTCCTGGCACTTCCTGGTCTCGGCCTGGACGGCGCTGTGGCGCGGGCTGTCGCGCTCCTATTTCGGGCGCGGTTATCTCGAGGAGGTCAACGCCGGCAACGCCAACACCTCGAACTGGCTCCAGGGCGGCGGCTTCAACCAGTATGACGAAATCCACGCCGTGAACTCGTTCGAATGCGCCGCCAACGGCACCGGGGCGACCGCAGTCGGCGATGGCCTCAGCCATGCCGCTGCGATCTGGAACCCGGAAGGCGACATGGGCGACATGGAGATCTGGGAACTGGCCGAGCCGCTGATCTATCTCGGCCGCCAGATCAAGGCCTCCTCGGGCGGTGCCGGCAAATATCGCGGGGGTTGCGGCTTCGAGAGCCTGCGTCTGGTCTGGAACGCCAAGGACTGGACCATGTTCTTCATGGGCAATGGTCACATCTCGTCGGATTGGGGGTTGATGGGCGGCTATCCCGCAGCCTCCGGCTATCGCTTTGCCGCGCATAATACCGGGTTGAAAGACCTTATCGAACAGGGCAAGCCGATCCCGCTCGGGGGGGACACCGATCCGCAGAATCCGGTCTGGGACGACCTGATCAAGGGCGCTGTGATCAAGCGCGACAAGCAAGCGATTACAACGGAGGAAATGTTCGCCGACTACGATCTCTATCTCAACTATATGCGCGGCGGGCCGGGCTTCGGCGATCCGATCGACCGCGAGCCCCAGAGCGTTGTCGATGATCTCAACGGTGGCTACCTGCTCGAGCGCTTCGCCGCTCAGGTGTATGGGGTGGTAACGAAGAAGGGCGCCGACGGCAGCTTCGTGCTCGATACCGCTGCGACCGACAAGCGGCGCAAGGCGATCCGCAAGGAACGCATCGCCACGTCTGTCCCGACCGGCGAATGGCTGAAGGGCGAGCGCGAGAAGATCCTGGCCAAGGATGCCGGCACCCAGGTGCAACAGATGTTCGCGGCTTCGTTCAAGCTCGGCCCGCGCTTCGAGAAGGACTTCCGCGCCTTCTGGAACCTGCCGGCCAGCTGGAGCCTGACCGAGGAGGAGATCGGCATTCCCCACTATGGCTCGCACTACTCCATGGACGTCTCCGAATTGCCAGATGTGAAGACCGTGCAGTTCGTCGAGGAATGA